A window of Streptomyces sp. DG1A-41 contains these coding sequences:
- a CDS encoding HNH endonuclease, producing the protein MRDTLVLNASFEPLSTVTLNRAVVLVLQDKAVVEQAHPELRMRGAAVDIPAPRVIRLCQYVRVPFRRRAPWSRRGVLVRDRHRCAYCGRRATTVDHVVPRSQGGQDTWLNTVASCAEDNHRKANRTPEEAGMPLLRQPFEPTPADAMLLALGQDDFDALPEWLAQPAA; encoded by the coding sequence ATGCGGGACACGCTGGTACTCAACGCGAGCTTCGAGCCGCTGTCGACGGTGACGCTTAACCGAGCCGTCGTTCTGGTGCTTCAGGACAAGGCCGTCGTCGAGCAGGCCCACCCCGAACTGCGGATGCGGGGAGCCGCGGTCGACATACCGGCGCCCCGTGTGATCAGGCTCTGCCAGTACGTACGGGTGCCCTTCCGAAGACGAGCGCCGTGGTCGAGGCGGGGTGTGCTGGTCCGGGACCGGCACAGGTGCGCGTACTGCGGGAGGCGGGCGACGACCGTCGACCACGTGGTGCCGCGGTCGCAGGGCGGTCAGGACACGTGGCTGAACACGGTGGCCTCGTGCGCGGAGGACAACCACCGCAAGGCGAACCGGACTCCGGAGGAGGCGGGGATGCCGCTGCTGCGCCAGCCGTTCGAGCCGACTCCGGCGGACGCGATGCTGCTGGCGCTGGGGCAGGACGACTTCGACGCGTTGCCGGAGTGGCTGGCCCAGCCTGCGGCCTAG
- a CDS encoding SPFH domain-containing protein, translating to MEPVIIVLIILVVLVFIALIKTIQVIPQASAAIVERFGRYTRTLNAGLNIVVPFIDTIRNRIDLREQVVPFPPQPVITQDNLVVNIDTVIYYQVTDARAATYEVASYIQAIEQLTVTTLRNIIGGMDLERTLTSREEINAALRGVLDEATGKWGIRVNRVELKAIEPPTSIQDSMEKQMRADRDKRAAILQAEGVRQSEILRAEGEKQSQILRAEGEAKAAALRAEGEAQAVRTVFEAIHAGDPDQKLLSYQYLQMLPKIAEGDANKLWIVPSEIGDALKGLSGAMGNFGGMGGGSGGNSGASGGGVPAQERREKPSLD from the coding sequence ATGGAACCGGTCATCATCGTCCTGATCATTCTGGTGGTGTTGGTCTTCATCGCCCTGATCAAGACGATCCAAGTCATCCCACAGGCCAGCGCGGCCATCGTCGAGCGCTTCGGCCGCTACACGCGGACGCTGAACGCCGGCCTCAACATCGTCGTCCCGTTCATCGACACCATCCGCAACCGCATCGACCTGCGCGAACAGGTCGTCCCGTTCCCGCCGCAGCCGGTGATCACCCAGGACAACCTGGTGGTCAACATCGACACGGTCATCTACTACCAGGTGACCGACGCCCGCGCCGCGACATACGAAGTCGCCAGCTACATCCAGGCGATCGAGCAGCTCACGGTCACCACGCTCCGCAACATCATCGGTGGCATGGATCTGGAGCGGACCCTGACCTCCCGCGAGGAGATCAACGCGGCCCTGCGCGGCGTCCTCGACGAGGCCACCGGCAAGTGGGGCATCCGCGTCAACCGCGTCGAACTCAAGGCGATCGAGCCGCCCACCTCCATCCAGGACTCGATGGAGAAGCAGATGCGCGCCGACCGAGACAAGCGCGCCGCGATCCTCCAGGCCGAAGGTGTCCGGCAGTCCGAGATCCTGCGCGCCGAAGGTGAGAAGCAGTCCCAGATCCTGCGCGCCGAAGGTGAGGCCAAGGCAGCCGCACTGCGCGCCGAGGGCGAGGCCCAGGCCGTCCGTACGGTCTTCGAGGCCATCCACGCCGGCGACCCGGACCAGAAGCTGCTCTCCTACCAGTACCTCCAGATGCTCCCCAAGATCGCCGAAGGCGACGCCAACAAGCTCTGGATCGTCCCCAGCGAAATCGGCGACGCCCTCAAGGGCCTCTCCGGCGCCATGGGCAACTTCGGTGGCATGGGCGGCGGTTCCGGCGGCAACTCAGGCGCGTCCGGAGGCGGCGTCCCCGCCCAGGAACGCCGCGAGAAGCCGTCCCTCGACTGA
- a CDS encoding NfeD family protein, which translates to MEIDAWLWWLIGATALGIALVVTAMPELGMLAVGAIGAAVVSGVFGGGAVAQVVVFAVISTAGIAVVRPIANRHRAQRPQLATGVDALKGRQAVVLERVDASGGRIKLAGEVWSARALDTDRAYEVGQEVDVVDIEGATAIVM; encoded by the coding sequence GTGGAAATCGACGCATGGCTGTGGTGGCTGATCGGCGCGACAGCGCTCGGCATCGCGCTCGTGGTCACCGCGATGCCCGAACTCGGCATGCTCGCGGTGGGCGCCATCGGCGCCGCGGTGGTCAGCGGCGTCTTCGGCGGCGGAGCCGTCGCGCAGGTCGTCGTCTTCGCCGTCATCTCGACCGCGGGCATCGCCGTCGTACGGCCCATCGCGAACCGACATCGCGCCCAGCGGCCCCAACTCGCCACCGGCGTCGACGCGTTGAAGGGCAGACAGGCCGTCGTCCTGGAACGTGTCGACGCCTCTGGCGGCCGGATCAAGCTGGCCGGAGAGGTCTGGTCGGCCCGCGCCCTCGACACCGACCGCGCTTACGAAGTAGGCCAGGAAGTAGACGTCGTGGACATCGAGGGAGCCACTGCGATCGTCATGTGA
- a CDS encoding YbhB/YbcL family Raf kinase inhibitor-like protein produces MTELKRRPLPHDFHPSVPSFTVTSKDIEEGATLQDAQVYAAGNTSPQLRWEGFPPETKSFAVTCYDPDAPTGSGFWHWVLFDIPASVTELPAGAGSGTLEGLPEGAIHARNDYGGKEFGGAAPPPGDGPHRYVFTVYAVDQEKLGPDAEASPAVVGFNLRFHTIGRAQLIGEYEVPAEG; encoded by the coding sequence GTGACCGAGCTCAAGCGGCGGCCGCTCCCCCACGACTTCCATCCGTCCGTGCCGTCGTTCACGGTGACGAGCAAGGACATCGAGGAGGGTGCGACGCTCCAGGACGCTCAGGTCTACGCGGCCGGCAACACCTCGCCGCAGTTGCGGTGGGAGGGCTTCCCGCCCGAGACCAAGAGCTTCGCCGTGACCTGCTACGACCCCGATGCCCCGACGGGCAGCGGGTTCTGGCACTGGGTGCTGTTCGACATCCCGGCGTCGGTGACCGAGCTGCCGGCGGGTGCGGGCAGCGGCACGCTCGAGGGTCTGCCCGAGGGTGCGATCCACGCTCGTAACGACTACGGCGGCAAGGAGTTCGGCGGTGCCGCGCCGCCGCCCGGGGACGGGCCGCACCGGTACGTGTTCACGGTGTACGCCGTGGACCAGGAGAAGCTCGGTCCGGATGCGGAGGCTTCGCCCGCTGTCGTGGGCTTCAACCTGCGGTTCCACACGATCGGGCGGGCCCAGCTGATCGGTGAGTACGAGGTGCCCGCCGAAGGCTGA
- a CDS encoding sporulation protein, which yields MAFKKLLASLGAGGASVETVLHEVNVVPGGVVQGEVRIQGGSVNQQIEGLSVGLQAKVEVESGDQEYRQDIEFTKSRLGGAFELQANAVHAVQFGLEIPWETPITTIDGQELRSMHIGVSTELEIARAVDSGDLDPINVHPLPAQKAILDAFIQLGFRFKNADMERGVIRGTRQKLPFYQEIEFYPPQQYRGLNQVELSFVADEHAMDVVLEMDKKPGLFSEGSDTFRSFQVGLNDYQGTDWTAYINQWLSEVGSKRNWF from the coding sequence ATGGCGTTCAAGAAGCTGCTCGCGAGCCTGGGGGCCGGCGGTGCTTCCGTCGAGACGGTGCTGCACGAGGTCAACGTCGTGCCGGGCGGTGTCGTCCAGGGTGAGGTGCGGATTCAGGGCGGGTCCGTGAACCAGCAGATCGAGGGGCTCTCGGTCGGGCTCCAGGCCAAGGTCGAGGTGGAGAGCGGCGACCAGGAGTACAGGCAGGACATCGAATTCACGAAGTCCCGGCTGGGCGGGGCGTTCGAGCTTCAGGCGAACGCGGTGCACGCGGTGCAGTTCGGGCTGGAGATCCCGTGGGAGACGCCGATCACGACGATCGACGGGCAGGAGCTGCGCTCGATGCACATCGGGGTCTCCACGGAGCTGGAGATCGCGCGGGCGGTGGACTCCGGTGACCTGGACCCGATCAACGTGCACCCGCTGCCGGCGCAGAAGGCGATCCTGGACGCCTTCATCCAGCTGGGCTTCCGGTTCAAGAACGCGGACATGGAGCGCGGTGTCATCCGGGGTACGCGGCAGAAGCTGCCGTTCTACCAGGAGATCGAGTTCTACCCGCCGCAGCAGTACCGGGGACTGAACCAGGTGGAGCTGAGCTTCGTGGCCGACGAGCACGCCATGGACGTGGTGCTCGAGATGGACAAGAAGCCGGGTCTGTTCAGCGAGGGCAGCGACACCTTCCGCTCGTTCCAGGTGGGGCTCAACGACTACCAGGGAACCGACTGGACGGCGTACATCAACCAGTGGCTCTCTGAGGTCGGCAGCAAGCGCAACTGGTTCTAG
- a CDS encoding DNA-3-methyladenine glycosylase — MIATPDRTPLSREFFDRPVLDVAPDLLGRILVRTTPDGPIALRLTEVEAYDGEDDPGSHAYRGRTARNGVMFGPPGHVYVYFTYGMWFCMNLVCGPEGKASAVLLRAGEIIEGAELARTRRLSARNDKELAKGPARLATALDVDRSLDGTDACTSDPTPLKILTGPPVPRDQVRNGPRTGVAGDGGNGDIHPWRFWIANDPTVSPYRAHVPRRRRS; from the coding sequence ATGATCGCGACCCCCGACCGTACGCCCCTGTCCAGGGAGTTCTTCGACCGGCCCGTCCTCGATGTCGCCCCCGACCTCCTCGGCCGCATCCTGGTACGCACCACCCCGGACGGTCCGATCGCCCTCCGCCTCACAGAGGTCGAGGCCTATGACGGTGAAGACGACCCCGGCTCCCACGCCTATCGCGGCCGCACGGCCCGAAACGGCGTGATGTTCGGTCCCCCCGGGCACGTCTACGTCTATTTCACGTACGGCATGTGGTTCTGCATGAACCTGGTCTGCGGCCCCGAGGGCAAGGCGAGCGCGGTCCTGCTCCGCGCCGGCGAGATCATCGAGGGCGCCGAGCTGGCTCGCACCCGTCGACTCTCGGCCCGCAACGACAAGGAACTGGCCAAAGGCCCGGCCCGCCTGGCCACGGCCCTGGATGTGGACCGCTCCCTCGACGGCACGGACGCCTGCACCTCCGACCCCACGCCCCTGAAGATCCTCACAGGCCCGCCCGTGCCCCGTGACCAGGTACGCAACGGCCCACGCACCGGAGTCGCGGGCGACGGGGGCAACGGCGACATCCACCCCTGGCGCTTCTGGATCGCCAACGACCCGACGGTGAGCCCCTATCGGGCCCATGTCCCGAGGCGCCGCCGAAGTTGA